Proteins co-encoded in one Halorussus vallis genomic window:
- a CDS encoding DNA-directed RNA polymerase subunit N, with amino-acid sequence MMVPVRCFTCGKVVGEYWEEYKARAATQNGDEDPEAVLDELGVKRQCCRRMLVSHKDLVDIVSPYQ; translated from the coding sequence ATGATGGTACCAGTCCGCTGTTTCACGTGCGGTAAAGTCGTCGGGGAGTACTGGGAAGAGTACAAGGCGCGCGCCGCGACCCAGAACGGCGACGAGGACCCCGAAGCGGTCCTCGACGAACTGGGCGTAAAACGGCAGTGCTGTCGCCGGATGCTCGTCTCGCACAAGGACCTCGTGGACATCGTCTCCCCCTACCAGTGA
- a CDS encoding 2-oxoacid:acceptor oxidoreductase subunit alpha, whose protein sequence is MTDDELIWRIAGGSGDGIDSTSQNFAKALMRSGLNVFTHRHYPSRIRGGHTYVEIRASDKPVKSRGDNYNFLLALGDSFARNPQEEAYYGNEEIKPLSENLDELREGGVIVYDAGLLDTDEIENFDERVEENDWHVYDLDLRGLAKEHGREVMRNTAGVGATAALLDMDLQYIEELMEDAMSGDVLEANLQILEEAYESVKNDYDHTHDLRAPTGDHDEEQVLVSGSHGISYGALDEGCRFIAGYPMTPWTDVFTIMTQHLPDMGGISEQVEDEIAAASLAIGASHAGAKAMSGSSGGGFALMSEPLGLAEMTETPIVLVESMRAGGSTGMPTKPEQGDLEHVLYTSQGDSNRVVFAPGDPAECYEQTRKAFEIAYNYQIPSIVLYDQKLSGGHQTIPEAVFDEEPNPDLGSIVTEQDLEEAAHEAGRFKRYMYDAEGDREGVSPRSLPGQKGGNYLASGNEHNEVGHISEDPTNRVLQMERRMAKLDSIREELDETTDHQPVYGPEDADYGILSFGSTKGVVEEAVDILNEEGHSVKAMNVSDIMPFAKADVTEFLEGVDEALVVEMNATAQFRRHIQGQLGRFGEKLYSLLKYDGNPFEPSEVVSGFQTHLEGNADVSDYNVRIESATGD, encoded by the coding sequence ATGACTGACGACGAACTCATCTGGCGAATCGCGGGCGGTTCCGGCGACGGAATCGACTCGACGAGCCAGAACTTCGCGAAGGCCCTGATGCGGTCGGGGCTGAACGTCTTCACGCATCGTCACTACCCGTCGCGCATCCGAGGCGGCCACACGTACGTGGAAATTCGGGCCAGCGATAAGCCCGTAAAGTCGCGCGGGGACAACTACAACTTCCTGCTGGCGCTGGGCGACAGTTTCGCCCGGAACCCCCAGGAGGAAGCTTACTACGGCAACGAGGAGATCAAGCCGCTGTCGGAGAACCTCGACGAACTCCGCGAAGGCGGGGTCATCGTCTACGACGCCGGCCTGCTCGACACCGACGAGATCGAGAACTTCGACGAGCGCGTCGAGGAGAACGACTGGCACGTCTACGACCTCGACCTTCGTGGGCTGGCGAAGGAACACGGTCGGGAGGTCATGCGGAACACCGCGGGCGTCGGCGCGACCGCCGCCCTGCTGGACATGGACCTCCAGTACATCGAGGAGTTGATGGAGGACGCGATGAGCGGCGACGTGCTCGAAGCGAACCTCCAGATCCTCGAGGAGGCCTACGAGTCAGTGAAGAACGACTACGACCACACCCACGACCTGCGCGCCCCGACCGGCGACCACGACGAGGAGCAGGTCCTCGTCTCCGGTTCGCACGGCATCTCGTACGGCGCGCTCGACGAGGGCTGTCGGTTCATCGCGGGCTACCCGATGACCCCGTGGACCGACGTGTTCACCATCATGACCCAGCACCTGCCGGACATGGGCGGCATCTCCGAGCAGGTCGAGGACGAGATCGCCGCCGCGTCGCTCGCCATCGGCGCGAGCCACGCGGGCGCGAAGGCGATGTCTGGGTCCTCGGGCGGCGGGTTCGCGCTGATGTCCGAACCGCTCGGCCTCGCCGAGATGACCGAGACGCCCATCGTGCTCGTCGAGTCGATGCGCGCCGGCGGTTCGACCGGGATGCCGACCAAGCCCGAGCAGGGCGACCTCGAACACGTCCTGTACACGAGCCAGGGCGACTCCAACCGCGTGGTGTTCGCGCCGGGCGACCCCGCGGAGTGTTACGAACAGACCCGCAAGGCGTTCGAGATCGCCTACAACTACCAGATTCCGTCCATCGTCCTGTACGACCAGAAGCTCTCGGGCGGCCACCAGACAATTCCGGAGGCCGTCTTCGACGAGGAGCCGAACCCGGACCTCGGCAGCATCGTCACCGAGCAGGACCTCGAGGAGGCCGCCCACGAGGCCGGCCGATTCAAGCGGTACATGTACGACGCCGAGGGCGACCGGGAGGGCGTCAGCCCGCGGTCGCTGCCCGGCCAGAAGGGCGGTAACTACCTCGCGTCCGGCAACGAGCACAACGAGGTCGGCCACATCAGCGAGGACCCGACGAACCGCGTCCTCCAGATGGAGCGTCGGATGGCCAAGCTCGACTCCATCCGCGAGGAGCTCGACGAGACCACCGACCACCAGCCGGTCTACGGTCCGGAGGACGCCGACTACGGCATCCTCAGCTTCGGTTCGACGAAGGGCGTCGTCGAGGAGGCCGTCGACATCCTCAACGAGGAGGGCCACTCGGTGAAGGCGATGAACGTCAGCGACATCATGCCGTTCGCCAAGGCCGACGTGACCGAGTTCCTCGAAGGCGTCGACGAGGCGCTGGTCGTCGAGATGAACGCGACCGCGCAGTTCCGCCGGCACATCCAGGGCCAGCTCGGCCGCTTCGGCGAGAAGCTGTACAGCCTGCTCAAGTACGACGGCAACCCGTTCGAGCCGTCCGAAGTCGTCTCCGGCTTCCAGACTCACCTCGAAGGGAACGCCGACGTGAGCGACTACAACGTCCGCATCGAATCCGCGACGGGTGACTAA
- the eno gene encoding phosphopyruvate hydratase — translation MTLIEDVRLRQILDSRGNRTVEADVITESGGFGRAAAPSGASTGEYEAIELDPNEAIASAREHAVPRLEGQVFVGDQRDVDRTLRAADGTDDFSEIGANSAVAISMAAAKAAADVLGAPLYQHLGGAFRGDTFPTPLGNVIGGGEHAADATAIQEFLAAPIGAPSVQEAVFANAAVHQKVHDLLDDRDIAAGKGDEGAWAPSIDDAEAFELMEEATDAVSDEFGFEIRFGLDVAGAELYDADDEEYVYRETTRDTDEQVEYIADLVDEYDLVYVEDPLDEDDYEGFADLTEKVGDRTLICGDDLFVTNVERLETGIEQDAGNSILVKPNQIGTLSDAFDAVELAVENGYEPVISHRSGETEDTTIAHLAVATDAPYIKTGAVGGERTAKLNELVRIEQNVSRL, via the coding sequence ATGACGCTCATCGAGGACGTCCGACTCCGCCAGATACTCGACTCCCGGGGCAACCGGACGGTCGAGGCCGACGTGATAACGGAGAGCGGCGGTTTCGGCCGGGCGGCCGCGCCGAGCGGCGCCTCGACCGGCGAGTACGAGGCCATCGAACTCGACCCGAACGAGGCCATCGCCTCGGCCCGGGAACACGCCGTGCCGCGACTCGAAGGCCAGGTCTTCGTCGGCGACCAGCGCGACGTCGACCGGACGCTTCGCGCGGCCGACGGCACCGACGACTTCTCGGAGATCGGCGCCAACAGCGCGGTCGCCATCAGCATGGCCGCTGCGAAGGCCGCCGCGGACGTGCTCGGTGCCCCGCTGTACCAGCACCTCGGCGGCGCGTTCCGGGGCGACACGTTCCCGACGCCGCTAGGTAACGTCATCGGCGGCGGCGAGCACGCCGCCGACGCGACGGCGATTCAGGAGTTCCTCGCCGCGCCCATCGGCGCGCCGAGCGTCCAGGAAGCCGTCTTCGCCAACGCGGCGGTCCACCAGAAGGTCCACGACCTGCTGGACGACCGCGACATCGCCGCAGGCAAGGGCGACGAGGGCGCGTGGGCGCCCTCCATCGACGACGCAGAAGCGTTCGAACTGATGGAGGAGGCCACCGACGCCGTCTCCGACGAGTTCGGCTTCGAGATTCGGTTCGGCCTCGACGTGGCCGGCGCCGAACTGTACGACGCCGACGACGAGGAGTACGTCTACCGCGAGACGACTCGCGACACCGACGAGCAAGTCGAGTACATCGCCGACCTCGTCGACGAGTACGACCTCGTCTACGTCGAGGATCCGCTCGACGAGGACGACTACGAGGGCTTCGCCGACCTCACCGAGAAGGTCGGCGACCGGACGCTGATCTGCGGCGACGACCTGTTCGTCACCAACGTCGAACGTCTGGAGACGGGCATCGAGCAGGATGCCGGTAACTCCATCCTGGTCAAGCCCAACCAGATCGGCACGCTCAGCGACGCCTTCGACGCGGTCGAACTCGCCGTCGAGAACGGCTACGAACCAGTCATCTCCCACCGGAGCGGGGAGACCGAGGACACCACCATCGCACACCTCGCCGTGGCGACCGACGCGCCGTACATCAAGACGGGCGCGGTCGGCGGCGAGCGAACCGCCAAGCTGAACGAGCTCGTTCGAATCGAGCAGAACGTTTCACGATTATGA
- the lrpA1 gene encoding HTH-type transcriptional regulator LrpA1, whose protein sequence is MSAQSTEDRILSVLEEDAQASYAEIADRANVSKPTVRKYIEKLEDEGVIVGYSAEIDPKKLSSQSIALVGIDVTSEEYVEATRGLKALDEIETLYTSSGDHMLMAEVRAADGDAVGEVISEKILEIDGVTAAHPSFLQERLK, encoded by the coding sequence ATGAGCGCCCAGTCGACCGAGGATAGGATACTTTCGGTCCTCGAGGAGGACGCCCAAGCATCGTACGCCGAGATCGCCGACCGGGCGAACGTCTCGAAGCCCACGGTCCGAAAGTACATCGAGAAGCTCGAAGACGAGGGGGTCATCGTGGGCTACTCCGCCGAAATCGACCCGAAGAAGCTCTCGAGCCAGAGCATCGCGCTCGTCGGCATCGACGTGACCAGCGAGGAGTACGTCGAGGCGACCCGCGGCCTCAAGGCCCTCGACGAGATAGAGACGCTCTACACCTCCAGCGGCGACCACATGCTGATGGCGGAGGTCCGGGCGGCCGACGGCGACGCGGTCGGCGAGGTCATCAGCGAGAAGATTCTCGAAATCGACGGCGTGACCGCCGCCCACCCCTCGTTCCTCCAGGAACGACTGAAGTAG
- a CDS encoding 30S ribosomal protein S4 has protein sequence MALGSNTKFYETPNHPFQGERIAEESSLLDRYGLQNKEELWRAQSELRGYRREARNLLAERAQGEEAEGEDREFVARLKRIGVLDDGDELDDVLLLDVTDVLERRLQTVAYRKGLGHTPNQARQFVVHGHVTVDGQRVQAPSYKVEVAEQDSVAFDENSPLADELHPERAEGNE, from the coding sequence ATGGCGCTCGGTAGCAACACCAAGTTCTACGAGACGCCGAACCACCCCTTCCAGGGCGAGCGCATCGCCGAGGAGTCCAGTCTGCTGGACCGCTACGGCCTCCAGAACAAAGAAGAGCTCTGGCGCGCCCAGTCCGAACTTCGCGGCTACCGCCGCGAAGCCCGGAATCTACTCGCCGAGCGAGCGCAGGGCGAGGAAGCCGAGGGCGAGGACCGGGAGTTCGTCGCGCGACTCAAGCGCATCGGCGTGCTCGACGACGGCGACGAACTCGACGACGTCCTGCTGCTGGACGTCACCGACGTGCTGGAGCGCCGTCTCCAGACGGTCGCCTACCGCAAAGGCCTGGGCCACACGCCGAATCAGGCCCGCCAGTTCGTCGTCCACGGCCACGTCACAGTCGACGGTCAGCGCGTCCAGGCGCCCTCGTACAAGGTCGAGGTCGCCGAGCAGGACAGCGTCGCCTTCGACGAGAACAGCCCGCTGGCGGACGAACTGCACCCGGAACGAGCGGAGGGTAACGAATGA
- a CDS encoding 30S ribosomal protein S11: protein MSETQDDKWGVAHVHASFNNTIITVTDLTGAETIAKSSGGTVVKQNRDESSPYAAMQMAETVAEEVKAAGIEGVHVRVRGPGGNLQQNPGPGAQATIRALARAGLEIGRIEDVTPIPHDGTRAPKGKGGF from the coding sequence ATGAGCGAAACGCAAGACGACAAGTGGGGCGTCGCCCACGTACACGCATCGTTCAACAACACCATCATCACGGTCACCGACCTGACCGGCGCCGAGACCATCGCGAAGTCCTCCGGCGGGACCGTCGTCAAGCAGAACCGCGACGAGTCCTCGCCGTACGCGGCCATGCAGATGGCCGAGACGGTCGCCGAGGAGGTCAAGGCCGCCGGAATCGAGGGCGTCCACGTTCGCGTGCGAGGCCCCGGCGGGAACCTCCAGCAGAACCCGGGCCCGGGTGCGCAGGCGACGATTCGCGCGCTCGCCCGCGCCGGTCTGGAGATCGGTCGCATCGAAGACGTGACCCCCATCCCGCACGACGGCACCCGCGCTCCGAAGGGTAAGGGCGGATTCTAA
- a CDS encoding 30S ribosomal protein S13, which translates to MSTEEPQEDDEDLRYFVRIGQTDLDGTKSVERSLSEMNGIGRRAARLIAEKAGVDRTATFGRLDDDVIDDVVEAVENFAEEVPDWLANHRNDYFTGETTHETGNDLQMTRRQDINRMKMINSYKGVRHKRGQKVRGQRTRSTGRTEGTIGVNVEEIKEEQAAEEAEEGGEE; encoded by the coding sequence ATGAGCACGGAAGAACCACAGGAGGACGACGAGGACCTTCGATACTTCGTCCGCATCGGGCAAACCGACCTCGATGGGACGAAGTCCGTCGAACGGTCCCTCTCCGAGATGAACGGGATCGGCCGCCGAGCGGCGCGCCTCATCGCCGAAAAGGCGGGCGTCGACCGCACGGCGACGTTCGGTCGGCTCGACGACGACGTCATCGACGACGTCGTCGAGGCCGTCGAGAACTTCGCCGAGGAGGTCCCCGATTGGCTCGCGAACCACCGCAACGACTACTTCACCGGTGAAACCACCCATGAGACGGGCAACGACCTGCAGATGACCCGTCGGCAGGACATCAACCGGATGAAGATGATCAACTCCTACAAGGGCGTCCGCCACAAGCGCGGCCAGAAGGTCCGCGGGCAGCGAACCCGTTCGACCGGCCGCACGGAGGGCACCATCGGCGTCAACGTCGAGGAGATCAAAGAAGAACAGGCCGCCGAAGAGGCCGAAGAAGGTGGTGAGGAATAA
- a CDS encoding 50S ribosomal protein L18e produces MSKTNPRLSSLIADLKSESRGSDADVWSTVADRLEKPRSTHAEVNLGRIERYAEEDETVIVPGKVLGSGVLQKNVTVAAVDFSSTAETKIQQADGEVLRLEQALEQNPDGSNVRVIR; encoded by the coding sequence ATGAGTAAGACGAATCCGAGGCTCAGCAGTCTCATCGCTGACCTGAAGTCGGAGTCCCGCGGTTCGGACGCCGACGTGTGGAGCACAGTCGCTGACCGCCTCGAGAAACCTCGCAGCACGCACGCGGAGGTCAACCTCGGCCGCATCGAGCGCTACGCCGAGGAGGACGAAACCGTCATCGTGCCCGGCAAGGTTCTCGGGAGCGGCGTCCTGCAGAAGAACGTCACCGTCGCCGCCGTCGACTTCTCGTCGACCGCGGAGACGAAGATTCAGCAGGCCGACGGCGAGGTGCTCCGACTGGAACAGGCACTCGAACAGAACCCAGACGGCTCGAACGTGCGGGTGATTCGATGA
- a CDS encoding 30S ribosomal protein S9, producing MVTNTSGKKKTAIARATVKEGEGRVRINSQPVELVEPEMARLKMLEPFRIAGDEQRDGVDVEISVEGGGISGQADAVRTAIARGLVQHTNDAELRDAFIEFDRSLLVNDSRRSEPKKWGGPGARARYQKSYR from the coding sequence ATGGTAACCAACACGAGCGGCAAGAAGAAGACGGCCATCGCCCGCGCCACCGTCAAGGAGGGCGAGGGCCGCGTGCGAATCAACTCCCAGCCAGTCGAGCTGGTCGAACCGGAGATGGCCCGTCTGAAGATGCTCGAACCGTTCCGCATCGCGGGCGACGAGCAGCGAGACGGCGTTGACGTCGAAATCTCCGTCGAGGGCGGCGGCATCAGCGGTCAGGCCGACGCGGTCCGGACCGCCATCGCGCGGGGACTCGTCCAGCACACCAACGACGCCGAACTCCGCGACGCGTTCATCGAGTTCGACCGCTCGCTGCTGGTCAACGACTCCCGGCGCTCGGAACCCAAGAAGTGGGGCGGCCCCGGCGCTCGCGCGCGATACCAGAAGTCCTACCGTTAA
- a CDS encoding DNA-directed RNA polymerase subunit D — protein MTEQFEVEFIERGDRESRFLVRGATPAFANGIRRAMVADVPTLSIDTVRFVENSSVMFDEQIGLRLGLVPLTTPLGEFEEGDTVTLSLDVKGPGTAYSGDLVSSDEMVRPADDNVPIIDLKDDQRLELEADAVLSSGKDHAKHQGGVAVGYRHLQRVEVVGDRDEYDEEETNILRGVIEEDGELIPTSEFDHDLTNRYPDKELEVHDVPNAFVFHVESDGSLSVDELVTAAVDTIADRANELEEAVQL, from the coding sequence ATGACCGAACAGTTCGAAGTTGAGTTCATCGAACGCGGGGACCGGGAGTCCCGGTTCCTCGTCCGGGGTGCCACCCCGGCGTTCGCCAACGGCATCCGCCGGGCGATGGTCGCCGACGTGCCGACGCTGTCGATCGACACCGTCCGGTTCGTCGAAAACTCGTCGGTGATGTTCGACGAGCAAATCGGCCTTCGTCTCGGCCTCGTGCCGCTGACGACGCCGCTGGGCGAGTTCGAGGAGGGCGACACGGTGACCCTGAGCCTCGACGTGAAGGGGCCGGGGACCGCCTATTCGGGCGACCTCGTCAGTTCCGACGAGATGGTCCGGCCCGCCGACGACAACGTCCCCATCATCGACCTGAAGGACGACCAGCGCCTCGAACTCGAGGCCGACGCCGTCCTCTCGTCGGGGAAGGACCACGCCAAACACCAGGGCGGCGTGGCCGTCGGCTACCGGCACCTCCAGCGCGTGGAGGTCGTCGGCGACCGCGACGAGTACGACGAGGAGGAGACGAACATCCTCCGCGGGGTCATCGAGGAGGACGGCGAACTGATTCCGACGTCCGAGTTCGACCACGACCTCACCAACCGGTACCCCGACAAGGAACTCGAGGTCCACGACGTGCCGAACGCGTTCGTGTTCCACGTCGAGTCCGACGGGTCGCTGTCGGTCGACGAACTCGTCACCGCGGCCGTCGACACCATCGCCGACCGCGCGAACGAACTCGAAGAAGCGGTACAGCTGTAG
- a CDS encoding Mrp/NBP35 family ATP-binding protein, whose product MDESAVRDLLREVEDPDLGEDIVSLNLVNDISVEGDTADVSLALGAPYSPHETQIADRVREVLGDNGIEANLSARIPSDRSTEDEVLPNVKNIIAVASGKGGVGKSTVAVNIAAGLSQLGARVGLFDADVYGPNVPRMVDADEVPKATKDETMIPPEKFGVKLMSMAFLVGEDDPVIWRGPMVHKVLTQLWEDVEWGHLDYMVVDLPPGTGDAQLTLLQSVPVTGAVVVTTPQEVAIDDARKGLRMFGRHDTNVLGIAENMATFKCPDCGSEHDIFGHGGGARFAEQNDMPFLGSVPIDPSVRTGGDEGKPIVLDEDSDTGDAFRVLTENVANNVGIVKRRMQQ is encoded by the coding sequence ATGGACGAATCCGCGGTACGAGACCTGTTACGGGAAGTCGAGGACCCCGACCTCGGCGAGGACATCGTCTCGCTGAACCTCGTCAACGACATCTCGGTCGAGGGCGATACCGCCGACGTTTCGCTCGCACTCGGCGCGCCGTACTCGCCACACGAAACCCAAATCGCCGACCGCGTCCGCGAGGTGCTCGGCGACAACGGCATCGAGGCGAACCTCTCGGCGCGAATCCCCTCCGACCGGTCGACGGAGGACGAAGTACTGCCGAACGTCAAGAACATCATCGCCGTCGCCTCCGGGAAGGGCGGCGTCGGCAAGTCGACCGTCGCGGTCAACATCGCGGCGGGACTCTCGCAACTCGGTGCCCGCGTCGGACTCTTCGACGCCGACGTGTACGGCCCGAACGTCCCCCGGATGGTCGACGCCGACGAGGTTCCCAAGGCGACGAAGGACGAGACGATGATTCCGCCCGAGAAGTTCGGCGTGAAGCTCATGAGCATGGCGTTCCTCGTCGGCGAGGACGACCCCGTCATCTGGCGGGGTCCGATGGTCCACAAGGTGCTCACCCAACTTTGGGAGGACGTCGAGTGGGGCCACCTCGACTATATGGTCGTCGACCTGCCGCCGGGCACCGGTGACGCTCAACTCACGCTCCTCCAGAGCGTTCCGGTCACCGGCGCCGTCGTCGTTACGACGCCCCAGGAAGTTGCCATCGACGACGCCCGCAAGGGGCTACGGATGTTCGGCCGCCACGATACCAACGTCCTCGGCATCGCCGAGAACATGGCCACCTTCAAATGCCCGGACTGCGGTTCGGAACACGACATCTTCGGCCACGGCGGCGGTGCGCGCTTCGCCGAGCAGAACGACATGCCGTTCCTCGGGTCGGTCCCCATCGACCCCTCGGTCCGAACCGGCGGCGACGAGGGCAAGCCCATCGTACTGGACGAGGACAGCGACACCGGCGACGCGTTCCGCGTGCTGACCGAGAACGTCGCCAACAACGTCGGCATTGTCAAGCGCCGAATGCAACAGTAA
- a CDS encoding DNA-directed RNA polymerase subunit K, translating into MARQRYSRYEKARIIGARALQVSYGAPVLVETDQTQPILIAAEEYDADVLPFTVRRGDR; encoded by the coding sequence ATGGCTCGACAACGCTACTCCCGGTACGAGAAGGCACGCATCATCGGGGCGCGGGCCCTGCAAGTGTCGTACGGCGCGCCCGTGCTGGTCGAAACCGACCAGACACAGCCAATCCTCATCGCGGCCGAGGAGTACGACGCCGACGTGCTGCCGTTCACCGTGCGACGAGGGGACCGATGA
- a CDS encoding thiamine pyrophosphate-dependent enzyme has protein sequence MSAFNAIGEERDIDRDEFTPAIEPQATWCPGCGDFGVLKALKQAMPEVGRTPEETLLVTGIGCSGKLSSYFKSYGFHSIHGRALPVARAAKLANPGLEVIAAGGDGDGYGIGGNHFMHTARENHDMTYIVFDNEIFGLTKGQTSPTSPKGHKSKTQPHGSAKSPIRPLSLGLTSGATYVARTAAVNPNQAKEILAEAMEHDGFAHVDFLTQCPTWNKDAKQYVPYIDVQDSDDYDFDIHDRREAAEMMYEAEDALYEGTVLTGRFYVDDERPSYQQEKQQSGDMPEEPLAERYFDEDYEWERSYDLLERHK, from the coding sequence ATGAGTGCATTCAACGCAATCGGCGAGGAGCGAGACATCGACAGAGACGAGTTCACTCCGGCCATCGAACCCCAGGCGACCTGGTGTCCCGGCTGCGGTGACTTCGGCGTCCTGAAGGCGCTGAAGCAGGCGATGCCCGAGGTCGGGCGCACGCCCGAAGAGACCCTGCTGGTCACGGGCATCGGCTGTTCGGGGAAGCTCTCGAGCTACTTCAAGAGCTACGGTTTCCACTCCATCCACGGGCGCGCGCTGCCCGTGGCTCGCGCCGCCAAGCTCGCCAACCCCGGCCTCGAGGTCATCGCGGCCGGCGGCGACGGCGACGGCTACGGCATCGGCGGGAACCACTTCATGCACACCGCCCGCGAGAACCACGACATGACCTACATCGTCTTCGACAACGAGATCTTCGGGCTGACGAAGGGACAGACCTCCCCGACCAGCCCCAAGGGTCACAAGTCGAAGACCCAGCCCCATGGGAGCGCCAAGAGCCCGATTCGACCGCTCTCGCTCGGCCTGACCTCCGGCGCGACTTACGTCGCTCGCACGGCCGCGGTCAACCCGAACCAGGCCAAGGAGATCCTCGCGGAGGCGATGGAGCACGACGGCTTCGCGCACGTCGACTTCCTGACCCAGTGTCCGACGTGGAACAAGGACGCCAAGCAGTACGTGCCCTACATCGACGTCCAGGACAGCGACGACTACGACTTCGACATCCACGACCGCCGCGAGGCGGCCGAGATGATGTACGAGGCCGAGGACGCCCTCTACGAGGGCACCGTCCTCACGGGTCGGTTCTACGTCGACGACGAGCGCCCGTCCTACCAGCAGGAGAAGCAGCAGTCCGGCGACATGCCCGAGGAACCGCTGGCCGAGCGGTACTTCGACGAGGACTACGAGTGGGAGCGTAGCTACGACCTGCTCGAACGCCACAAGTAA
- a CDS encoding 50S ribosomal protein L13, which produces MSLAEFDADVVVDARDCILGRVASNVAQLALDGERVAVINAEEAIITGGEDDIMSKFGKRAEIGSDRGPYYPKRPDRIFKRSIRGMLPYKETQGREAFENVRVYVGNPFDEDGEVLEGTSLDRLSNIRFVQLGEVSAELGANVTW; this is translated from the coding sequence ATGAGTTTGGCAGAATTCGACGCAGACGTCGTAGTCGACGCCCGCGACTGTATCCTCGGTCGCGTGGCGAGCAACGTCGCCCAGCTCGCGCTCGACGGCGAGCGCGTCGCGGTGATCAACGCCGAGGAGGCCATCATCACCGGCGGCGAGGACGACATCATGAGCAAGTTCGGCAAGCGCGCCGAGATCGGCTCGGACCGCGGCCCCTACTACCCCAAGCGCCCCGACCGCATCTTCAAGCGGTCCATCCGCGGCATGCTCCCCTACAAGGAGACGCAGGGCCGCGAGGCGTTCGAGAACGTCCGCGTCTACGTCGGCAACCCCTTCGACGAGGACGGCGAAGTCCTCGAGGGCACGTCGCTGGACCGGCTTTCGAACATCCGCTTCGTCCAACTGGGCGAAGTCAGCGCGGAACTGGGTGCTAACGTCACATGGTAA
- the moaA gene encoding GTP 3',8-cyclase MoaA: MLEDEFGREVSGVRISLTDRCNFDCVYCHNEGLGDTRGPMDPQDDEMTADEVVRFLEVAREFDVEKVKFTGGEPMLRGDLEEIIRRTPDEMEVSLTTNGTFLPGRAEDLVDAGLERVNVSQDALDPEAFAEVTKSGAYDRVMEGVEAALDAGLDPVKLNMVVFEKTAGYVPQMVDHVADNDGLQLQLIEYMPELTGKPEWNIDIQRVHDWLEEQANRVEIREMHGRRRYWVGDEGSEGMVEIVDPVENANFCANCHRVRVTHEGYLKGCLNRNDDLRSMGEMTKDEIREAFRETVENRVPYYGEYMVKGEDGEWEINDDYVNPDEDYAEV; the protein is encoded by the coding sequence ATGCTGGAGGATGAGTTCGGGCGCGAAGTCTCGGGGGTTCGGATTTCGCTCACCGACCGGTGTAACTTCGACTGCGTGTACTGCCACAACGAGGGACTGGGGGACACGCGCGGTCCGATGGACCCTCAGGACGACGAGATGACCGCCGACGAGGTCGTCCGGTTCCTGGAGGTCGCCCGCGAGTTCGACGTCGAGAAGGTGAAGTTCACCGGCGGCGAACCGATGCTCCGGGGCGACTTGGAGGAGATCATCCGGCGCACCCCCGACGAGATGGAGGTGTCGCTGACCACGAACGGGACTTTCCTGCCCGGTCGCGCCGAGGACCTCGTGGACGCCGGACTCGAGCGAGTCAACGTTTCCCAGGACGCCTTGGACCCGGAAGCGTTCGCGGAGGTCACCAAGAGCGGCGCGTACGATAGGGTGATGGAGGGCGTCGAGGCCGCTCTCGACGCGGGACTCGACCCGGTGAAGCTCAACATGGTCGTCTTCGAGAAGACCGCCGGGTACGTCCCCCAGATGGTCGACCACGTCGCCGACAACGACGGACTCCAACTCCAACTCATCGAGTACATGCCCGAACTGACCGGCAAGCCCGAGTGGAACATCGACATCCAGCGCGTCCACGATTGGCTGGAGGAGCAGGCAAACCGCGTGGAGATTCGGGAGATGCATGGCCGGCGGCGCTACTGGGTCGGCGACGAGGGCTCGGAGGGGATGGTCGAAATCGTCGACCCGGTGGAGAACGCGAACTTCTGCGCGAACTGCCATCGCGTGCGCGTCACGCACGAGGGATATCTCAAGGGATGTCTGAATCGCAACGACGACCTCCGGTCGATGGGCGAGATGACGAAGGACGAGATTCGCGAGGCGTTCCGCGAGACGGTCGAAAACCGGGTCCCGTACTACGGCGAGTACATGGTGAAGGGCGAGGACGGCGAGTGGGAGATCAACGACGATTACGTGAATCCGGACGAAGACTACGCGGAGGTATGA